Genomic window (Thermoleophilaceae bacterium):
TCCAGGTGATGTGCGACTGGTCGATCACGAGCGAGCCGCCGTCGAGCAGGCGCACCTTCGTTGCCTTGGCCATCGCGAGTCCTCTCTAGCTGAGTGCCTTGCGGACCGCCACGAGCTTGCCCGCACGCTCCTGCTGGAGCTGCTGCGCGAGCTCTGGCGTGTACTCGAAGAAGCCGCCGCCGGCCTTGATGCCGAGGCGTCCCTCGTCATGGAGCTTCTGGGCGGTGGAAGACACGCCCTTCTCGTCCGACAGGTCCTGGTTGAGGTAGCTCGCCACGCTCGTGTAGATGTCGAGCCCGGCGACGTCGAGCAGATGGATCGGCGGGATCACGGCGAGCTTGTAGCCGATGCCCCACTGCACGCAGAGGTCGAGTCCCTCTTCGTCGATCACGCCCTCGTCCACGAGGGCGAGGCACTCGCGCATGATCGCGTAGAGCACGCGGTTCTCCACGAAGCCCGGTACCTCCTTCTTCAGCGTGACCGGGTGGTAGCCGATCCGGCGCGTGAGCTCCTCGATCGTGCGGACGGCGTCGTCAGAGGTCTTCTCGCCGCGGATCACCTCGTTCATCGGGATCAGCGTCGGCGGGTTGGACCAGTGCCAGCCCACGAGCCGCTCGGGGTGCTGCATGCCCTCGGCCATCTTCGTGATCGGGATGCCGGAGGTGTTCGACGCGATGATCGCTTGGTCGGACACGTGCTGCTCAACGTCCGCGATCACCTGCTGCTTGAGCTCGAGCTTCTCGGGCACAGCCTCCGCGATCACCTCGGCGCCCTCGAGCGCCTTGGCCAGATCGGGCTCGAAGCTCACGCCGCCGCCGTCCGAGGCCCCGGCACCAAGGCGGTCGAGCACGCCGTTTGCGATCTCGAGGCCGCCCTTGGCGCGCTCGAGTGCCTCGGAGCTCACGTCGTAGAGCGCCACCTGGATGCCGGCGCGAGCCAGTACCGCGCCCATGCCCGGCCCCATCGTTCCGGTGCCGAGAATGGTCGCGCGCGTTATCTCCGTCATGTCAGTTCCTCCGTGCTCTTGGGTTCAGAAAGGTCTTGCAGGCGCCGCCACACGCGCTCGGGCGTGAGCGGCAGCTCGGTGATGGGCACGCCGGCGTCGCCGAGCGCGTTCACGATCGCGGCGGGCACCGCGGCGAGCGCCCCCTCGCCGCAGCCCTTGGCGCCGTGCGGGCCGGGTCCGTCCTCGTTCTCCACCACGATCGAAGTCATCCGCTGCGGCAGGTCCTGGATGCGCGGCACGCGGTACTCGAGGAGGTTGTCGTTGATCAGCTCGCCGTCGCGGTAGACCATCTCCTCGAACATCGCGTTGCCGTAGCCCTGCATGAACGCGCCCTCGTCCTGGCGCTCCACCAGCT
Coding sequences:
- a CDS encoding 3-hydroxyacyl-CoA dehydrogenase NAD-binding domain-containing protein translates to MTEITRATILGTGTMGPGMGAVLARAGIQVALYDVSSEALERAKGGLEIANGVLDRLGAGASDGGGVSFEPDLAKALEGAEVIAEAVPEKLELKQQVIADVEQHVSDQAIIASNTSGIPITKMAEGMQHPERLVGWHWSNPPTLIPMNEVIRGEKTSDDAVRTIEELTRRIGYHPVTLKKEVPGFVENRVLYAIMRECLALVDEGVIDEEGLDLCVQWGIGYKLAVIPPIHLLDVAGLDIYTSVASYLNQDLSDEKGVSSTAQKLHDEGRLGIKAGGGFFEYTPELAQQLQQERAGKLVAVRKALS